In one window of Thermodesulfobacteriota bacterium DNA:
- a CDS encoding Na+/H+ antiporter subunit E, which translates to MASQGPVFYNSAMPVASRNFSYMRLALHTALLLVIWWSLTDGDTGALFAGLPFAVIGAVIWSLLGSPPPISARGLAAFVPFFAWESLQSGLDVAFRVFNPRIPVAPAFILVPLRLPESAPRTFLAGALNLLPGTLSVEINGDLIQVHVIDENGGAMRRLKMLEERVAGVFGLRLD; encoded by the coding sequence TTGGCAAGCCAGGGCCCGGTGTTCTATAATAGCGCCATGCCTGTAGCGAGCCGAAATTTTTCGTATATGCGCCTGGCCCTTCATACCGCTCTGCTCCTCGTCATCTGGTGGTCTCTCACTGACGGCGATACGGGGGCGCTCTTCGCGGGCCTGCCCTTTGCCGTCATAGGCGCCGTCATCTGGTCGCTTCTCGGAAGCCCGCCTCCGATAAGCGCCCGGGGGCTTGCGGCCTTCGTGCCCTTTTTCGCGTGGGAGTCGCTCCAGTCCGGGCTCGACGTTGCCTTCAGGGTATTCAACCCGCGCATCCCGGTGGCGCCGGCCTTCATCCTTGTCCCGCTCCGGCTGCCCGAGAGCGCGCCGAGGACCTTCCTTGCCGGCGCGCTCAACCTCCTGCCGGGGACGCTTAGCGTGGAGATAAACGGGGACCTGATCCAAGTGCACGTGATCGACGAAAACGGAGGCGCCATGAGGCGATTGAAGATGCTTGAAGAGCGCGTGGCCGGCGTATTCGGCCTGCGGCTCGATTGA
- a CDS encoding ferric reductase-like transmembrane domain-containing protein: protein MRHLLYGAFWITIYLVLAVSPLLVLLLGDAPSGRDFWRDFSVGLGFTGLSMAGLQFFLTGRFKGLTLPYGIDVVYHFHRQISIIAFFFVLSHPAILIISSPETLSILRPSGMPWRTAAGVAALASFAVIIITSVYRGRLGIAYERWRVIHGYVAVGAVALAVAHIIGVDYYTQAPLKRWFWVALASAWVLALVYIRIGKPAMMLRRPYRVEKVIRERGSSWTLVLKPDGHAGIRFKPGQFAWLTLGRSPFSIKENPFSFSSSAMRTGEVRMTIKELGDFTSRIKDTAPGTRAYIDGPYGMFTIDRHLAPGYVFIAGGVGIAPIMGMLRTLADRADKRPLFLFYCSRSWEEATFREEIAELEERLDLKTVYILEKHHEGWAGETGYISAPVMSRHLKTPERLDYEYFVCGTHLMQLAVKDALDELGVPMEQVQSESFNFI from the coding sequence ATGAGGCACCTCCTTTACGGGGCCTTCTGGATAACGATATATCTCGTGCTCGCCGTCTCGCCGCTTCTCGTCCTCCTCCTCGGCGATGCCCCTTCCGGAAGGGACTTCTGGAGGGACTTCTCTGTCGGCCTGGGGTTCACGGGCCTTTCCATGGCCGGGCTCCAGTTTTTCCTCACCGGGCGCTTCAAGGGGCTTACGCTCCCATACGGCATAGACGTGGTCTACCATTTCCACCGCCAGATATCCATAATCGCCTTCTTCTTCGTCCTATCCCACCCGGCAATCCTCATCATATCGAGCCCGGAGACGCTCTCCATCCTCCGGCCTTCCGGGATGCCCTGGAGGACGGCAGCCGGGGTCGCCGCGCTCGCCTCCTTCGCGGTTATAATAATAACTTCCGTTTACCGCGGACGGCTCGGCATCGCGTACGAGCGCTGGCGGGTGATACACGGGTATGTGGCGGTCGGCGCAGTGGCCCTTGCAGTGGCGCACATAATCGGGGTGGACTACTACACGCAGGCACCGCTTAAGCGCTGGTTCTGGGTGGCCCTCGCGTCCGCCTGGGTGCTGGCCCTCGTCTATATCCGCATCGGCAAGCCGGCGATGATGCTCAGGAGACCGTACAGGGTGGAGAAGGTGATAAGGGAGCGGGGCAGCTCCTGGACCCTGGTATTGAAGCCCGACGGGCACGCGGGCATCCGGTTCAAGCCCGGGCAGTTCGCGTGGCTCACGCTCGGCAGGTCGCCTTTCTCGATAAAGGAGAACCCGTTCTCGTTCTCGTCGAGCGCCATGAGGACCGGCGAAGTCCGCATGACCATCAAGGAGCTCGGGGACTTCACCTCGCGAATAAAGGACACGGCTCCGGGCACGCGCGCCTACATAGACGGGCCATACGGCATGTTCACCATAGACAGGCACCTGGCCCCGGGCTATGTCTTCATAGCGGGCGGGGTCGGGATAGCCCCGATCATGGGCATGCTGCGGACGCTTGCCGACAGGGCGGACAAGCGCCCGCTCTTCCTTTTCTATTGCAGCAGGTCGTGGGAGGAGGCAACGTTCCGGGAAGAGATCGCCGAGCTTGAGGAGAGGCTCGACCTCAAGACCGTATACATACTCGAGAAGCACCATGAAGGCTGGGCCGGGGAGACCGGCTATATAAGCGCCCCTGTTATGTCGCGACACCTGAAGACGCCTGAAAGGCTGGATTACGAGTATTTCGTATGCGGCACGCACCTCATGCAGCTGGCGGTAAAGGACGCCCTGGACGAGCTCGGGGTGCCCATGGAGCAGGTCCAGTCGGAGAGCTTCAATTTCATATGA
- a CDS encoding DUF4040 domain-containing protein, producing MENASLLDIILAASLVLLAWRLITTPDLFKAAVLFITLSLLMALAWVRLKAPDIALAEAAIGAGITGILLIDTLGRLGTGRRGRGDGGCGRQGE from the coding sequence ATGGAAAACGCTAGCCTACTCGACATTATCCTCGCCGCCTCGCTTGTCCTCCTTGCCTGGCGTCTCATCACGACCCCTGACCTTTTCAAGGCGGCGGTCCTTTTCATCACGCTGAGCCTCTTGATGGCGCTGGCCTGGGTGCGCCTCAAAGCCCCGGACATAGCCCTTGCCGAGGCGGCCATAGGCGCCGGGATCACCGGCATCCTCCTCATAGACACGCTCGGGCGGCTCGGCACGGGACGTCGCGGCAGAGGGGACGGCGGCTGCGGCAGGCAGGGAGAGTAA
- the mnhG gene encoding monovalent cation/H(+) antiporter subunit G produces the protein MTVVDALSTALLLSGAVFFLAGTVGIIRLPDVYTRLHALTKADNLGLGLITAGLVLQAGSLPGAIKLALIWFLVISNSSTISYLIANAAKKSGVMPWRKGDGKR, from the coding sequence ATGACCGTGGTTGACGCGCTCTCGACGGCCCTCCTCCTTTCAGGCGCGGTCTTTTTCCTCGCGGGGACGGTCGGCATCATACGCCTCCCGGACGTCTACACGAGGCTACATGCCCTTACCAAGGCCGACAACCTGGGGCTGGGGCTCATAACGGCGGGGCTCGTCCTGCAGGCAGGGTCCCTTCCCGGAGCGATAAAACTCGCCCTCATCTGGTTCCTGGTGATATCAAACAGCTCTACCATAAGCTATCTGATAGCGAACGCCGCGAAGAAATCGGGCGTAATGCCCTGGAGGAAGGGCGATGGAAAACGCTAG
- a CDS encoding cation:proton antiporter subunit C has product MTQWMTYSVCGLLLFTIGLYGAIAYGHIFRKVLSFNIMGSGIFLFLVSIASRSPGSTDPVPHAMVLTGIVVTVSATAFALALLGKINSETGEESLGPGQEHHSGKGGE; this is encoded by the coding sequence ATGACCCAGTGGATGACGTATTCCGTATGCGGGCTGCTCCTCTTCACAATCGGCCTGTACGGCGCCATAGCCTACGGCCACATCTTCCGGAAAGTACTCTCCTTCAACATAATGGGGAGCGGCATATTCCTTTTCCTCGTAAGCATAGCCAGCCGCTCGCCAGGCTCCACCGACCCGGTGCCCCATGCAATGGTGCTTACCGGCATAGTGGTGACCGTGAGCGCAACGGCCTTTGCCCTCGCGCTCCTGGGAAAAATAAATTCTGAAACCGGAGAGGAAAGCCTCGGGCCGGGGCAGGAGCACCATTCCGGGAAGGGGGGCGAGTGA
- a CDS encoding monovalent cation/H+ antiporter complex subunit F, with amino-acid sequence MDRLFFALAVFLILNILAGLYRVLRGPTRADRMLAFQLFGTTGVAALLLLSEAAQEPMLRDIALVFALLSVITSAGFARTVRGRTAPGGAADDRG; translated from the coding sequence ATGGACAGGCTCTTCTTCGCCCTTGCGGTCTTCCTGATACTCAACATACTCGCGGGCCTGTACCGCGTGCTGCGCGGCCCGACCAGGGCCGACAGGATGCTGGCCTTCCAGCTCTTCGGGACTACCGGGGTAGCAGCGCTCCTCCTCCTTTCCGAGGCCGCTCAGGAACCCATGCTCCGTGATATCGCCCTTGTCTTCGCGCTCCTTTCGGTCATAACGTCCGCCGGTTTCGCGAGGACGGTAAGAGGCCGTACGGCCCCGGGGGGAGCGGCAGATGACCGTGGTTGA
- a CDS encoding MnhB domain-containing protein gives MGTSRLHKILAALLSGGLALALVAAISGLNGGEGLSRQVRASLAESGVKSEVTAVLLNFRGYDTLLEIAVLLLALIGVTALAEGEAAPEKAVARDPALSGLAELILPLMVLASGYLLYAGTYAPGGAFQAGAVLAAAILLARLAGIAEPERRKGALAGIAAIGFAAFLSAALVPLLLGARFFDYPGQAAHVIIIVIEAALTISTALILYLLFSGCSSIRQWRGREGGAE, from the coding sequence ATGGGAACAAGCAGGCTTCATAAGATATTGGCCGCCCTCCTTTCGGGAGGCCTCGCGCTGGCCCTTGTCGCAGCTATTTCCGGCCTGAACGGGGGAGAGGGCCTTTCGCGCCAGGTCCGCGCCTCGCTCGCGGAAAGCGGCGTGAAAAGCGAGGTAACCGCCGTGCTCCTCAATTTCAGGGGCTATGATACGCTCCTCGAGATAGCGGTGCTCCTCCTGGCGCTCATAGGCGTGACGGCCCTGGCCGAGGGGGAAGCGGCCCCGGAAAAGGCAGTAGCCCGCGACCCGGCCCTCTCGGGCCTTGCGGAGCTTATACTGCCTCTCATGGTGCTGGCCTCGGGCTATCTCCTCTATGCCGGCACATACGCGCCCGGAGGGGCGTTCCAGGCAGGGGCGGTGCTGGCGGCCGCCATACTCCTGGCGCGCCTTGCCGGGATTGCCGAGCCTGAAAGGCGGAAAGGCGCGCTCGCTGGCATTGCGGCCATCGGTTTCGCCGCGTTCCTCTCCGCGGCACTCGTCCCGCTTCTGCTCGGCGCTCGTTTTTTCGATTATCCCGGACAGGCCGCGCACGTAATCATCATCGTAATCGAGGCGGCCCTTACCATCTCGACCGCCCTGATACTCTACCTCCTGTTTTCCGGATGCTCCTCCATCCGGCAGTGGCGCGGTCGGGAAGGAGGGGCAGAATGA